A single window of Aphidius gifuensis isolate YNYX2018 linkage group LG1, ASM1490517v1, whole genome shotgun sequence DNA harbors:
- the LOC122860772 gene encoding uncharacterized protein DDB_G0283697-like codes for MPYQNHSRRDRDDHRLPVSREEELRLMRIRKEWKKMQELKEKHERHKQERIEKFELERARKLALQKSKTNRSSHSPDSSRSRSRDNNKSRSGNHSIACKTSIMSEKCDTGSSSTKLFKGPEGTKISIDELKKIKIEIGKQKKIGSTNKTADIERDIINPEDVIVRRRDGEGANPIFEREELNPKDTEDKERRVIVETNEKNENKRRRSISLSPPRRSRSPSRRTSRYDSSSNYYLETNNRHRSHSREKRDRHRDYRSSRRSSSERSHRHESHRSNSRERINNYRNNSHNRDTHYMHLDARDYARNDLRDRRLLPPYYNIEPMPVSFYYPNFARPIMINPMMTMRGPLPIGRGRMPPIIAPVRPPFMPRGFIPPKVFRQNIPPTQSYSSMKLKSILAGEGAKPIFSREEFNSMSTEDRRVINLDDQPIANSRRSRRLNSRTPPPYRHSSRSPHRGPRHESSSRHHGNHNERHGSPREHRNSRHSSYHRSPLRDERDSRYHSSRSSTHRDYHHARDNSRDRRNGDDRIRDRGISYPHPYMTEPIPLSMYYGNFVRPMIMDPLMAMRAPMPPMMRGRVPQMMGHMRPPFGARFQLPPQIFRPNMPPNQRFGRMF; via the exons atgcctTATCAAAATCATTCGAGACGTGATCGTGATGACCATCGACTTCCAGTATCAAGAGAGGAAGAATTAAGATTAATGAGAATAAGAAAAGAGTGGAAAAAAATGcaagaattaaaagaaaaacatgaaaGACATAAACAAGAAcgtattgaaaaatttgaattagaAAGAGCTCGCAAGCTGGCCttgcaaaaatctaaaactaATAGATCATCACATAGTCCAGATTCTAGTCGAAGTCGATCaagagataataataaatcaaggTCTGGTAATCATTCAATAGCATGTAAAACATCAATTATGTCTGAAAA atGTGATACTGGAAGTTCAAGTACTAAATTATTCAAAGGTCCCGAAGGAACAAAAATTAGTATAGatgaacttaaaaaaattaaaattgaaattggtAAACAAAAGAAGATTggatcaacaaataaaacagcTGATATTGAACGTGATATTATTAATCCAGAGGATGTAATTGTTAGAAGACGAGATG GAGAAGGTGCAAATCCAATTTTCGAACGTGAAGAATTAAATCCAAAAGATACTGAAGATAAAGAGCGACGAGTTATTGttgaaacaaatgaaaaaaatg aaaatAAAAGACGACGTTCAATTTCATTGAGCCCACCACGTCGAAGTCGAAGTCCTTCACGTCGTACCTCCAG GTATGACTCTTCGTCAAATTACTATCTTGAGACAAATAATAGACACAGAAGTCATAg tagAGAAAAACGTGATCGTCACAGAGATTATAGATCTTCTCGAAGATCTAGTTCAGAACGTTCACATAGACATGAATCTCATCGTTCAAATTCTCGTGAacgaattaataattacagaaATAATAGTCACAATAGAGATACACATTATATGCATCTAGATGCTCGTGATTATGCGAGAAATGATTTAAGAGATAGAAGACTTTTACCACCGTACTACAATATTGAACCAATGCCAGTTTCATTTTACTATCCA AATTTTGCCAGACCAATTATGATTAATCCAATGATGACAATGAGAGGACCACTACCAATTGGAAGAGGCAGGATGCCACCAATAATAGCACCTGTTCGTCCACCATTTATGCCACGAGGATTTATACCTCCAAAAGTTTTTAGACAAAATATTCCACCAACacaaa GTTATTCGTCAATGAAGTTAAAATCTATTCTGGCAGGGGAAGGTGCAAAACCAATTTTTTCACGTGAAGAATTTAACTCAATGTCAACTGAAGATCGAAGAGTGATAAATCTTGATGACCAACCAATCg CTAATTCACGTCGTTCTCGTCGTTTGAATTCACGAACTCCTCCCCCGTATCGTCATTCAAGTCGAAGTCCACATCGAGGACCCag GCATGAATCATCATCTAGGCATCATGGTAATCACAATGAAAGACATGGAAGTCCAAGAGAACACAGAAATTCAAGACACAGCAg tTATCATCGTTCACCATTACGTGATGAACGTGATAGCAGATATCATTCGAGTAGAAGTTCAACTCATCGAGATTACCATCATGCTCGTGATAATTCTAGAGATCGAAGAAACGGAGATGATAGAATTCGTGATCGAGGCATTTCATATCCTCATCCCTACATGACTGAGCCAATACCACTTTCTATGTATTACGgg aACTTTGTAAGACCAATGATTATGGATCCACTGATGGCAATGCGTGCACCAATGCCACCAATGATGAGAGGAAGAGTACCACAAATGATGGGACATATGAGACCACCTTTTGGAGCTAGATTTCAATTACCCCCACAAATATTTAGACCAAATATGCCACCAAATCAAA gATTTGGTCGTATGTTTTGA
- the LOC122852906 gene encoding multivesicular body subunit 12B isoform X1, giving the protein MFGKFFLKKCTANDPLENNMAHLKMNCKKFTTVSGFTNLLPDDRPITAISVVEDIDKCPPNYTVVSKTYDQDIDADLWRESGLFIRKKGRYICHSKTEGVPNYVVQEITVLNEREYPPDGFSMIPQTIDTDQKAWRKKQVCYKLRNRDSCSMAVTDIIVCSRIKKAPTGFTYAGEVNGVVICYKTSSLINEDASSQSYENINVLQTPSPNPSSNGINRSTPPQRPPKPKFSPKSQNGIYPSSLSVSPGKIELNNSSYDCDYEILKPNSKIIPTRPAPQPPQTTQQINTSINYGTLPGSSDLDGVPFVINPLLNFDSNSTQADYPVIKMKTRQEIDEEYYYDFRAERET; this is encoded by the exons atgtttggtaaattttttcttaaaaaatgcACGGCCAACGACCCATTG gaaAATAATATGGcgcatttaaaaatgaattgtaaaaaatttacaactgTATCAggatttacaaatttattacctGATGATAGACCAATAACAGCAATAAGTGTTGTTGAAGATATTGATAAATGTCCACCAAATTATACAGTG gTATCAAAAACATATGATCAAGATATTGATGCTGATTTATGGCGTGAAAGTGGACTTTTTATACGTAAAAAAGGACGTTACATATGTCATTCAAAAACAGAAGGTGTACCAAATTATGTTGTTCAAGAAATAACAGTTTTAAATGAAAGAGAATATCCCCCAGATGGATTCAGTATGATTCCACAAACTATAGACACTG acCAGAAGGCTTGGAGAAAAAAACAGGTGTGCTACAAGCTGCGAAATAGGGACTCGTGTTCAATGGCTGTGACTGATATTATCGTTTGTAGTAGAATTAAAAAAGCACCAACTGGCTTTACATACGCTgg tgaGGTTAATGGTGttgttatttgttataaaacaagttcattaataaatgaagATGCATCATCACAAtcatatgaaaatatcaa tgTATTACAAACACCATCACCAAATCCATCATCAAATGGTATTAATCGTTCAACACCACCACAAAGACCACCAAAACCAAAATTTTCACCAAAATCACAAAATGGAATATATCCAAGCTCATTAAGTGTATCACCtggtaaaattgaattaaataattcatcatatgattgtgattatgaaatattaaaaccaaattcaaaaataataccaaCAAGACCAGCACCACAACCACCACAAACAACACAACAAATTAATACATCAATTAATTATGGTACATTACCTGGTTCATCTGATCTTGATGGTGTTCCATTTGTTATTAATCcactattaaattttgattcaaATTCAACTCAAGCA gATTATCctgttattaaaatgaaaacacGTCAAGAAATTGATgaagaatattattatgattttcgTGCTGAGAGAGaaacttga
- the LOC122852906 gene encoding multivesicular body subunit 12B isoform X2, with protein MAHLKMNCKKFTTVSGFTNLLPDDRPITAISVVEDIDKCPPNYTVVSKTYDQDIDADLWRESGLFIRKKGRYICHSKTEGVPNYVVQEITVLNEREYPPDGFSMIPQTIDTDQKAWRKKQVCYKLRNRDSCSMAVTDIIVCSRIKKAPTGFTYAGEVNGVVICYKTSSLINEDASSQSYENINVLQTPSPNPSSNGINRSTPPQRPPKPKFSPKSQNGIYPSSLSVSPGKIELNNSSYDCDYEILKPNSKIIPTRPAPQPPQTTQQINTSINYGTLPGSSDLDGVPFVINPLLNFDSNSTQADYPVIKMKTRQEIDEEYYYDFRAERET; from the exons ATGGcgcatttaaaaatgaattgtaaaaaatttacaactgTATCAggatttacaaatttattacctGATGATAGACCAATAACAGCAATAAGTGTTGTTGAAGATATTGATAAATGTCCACCAAATTATACAGTG gTATCAAAAACATATGATCAAGATATTGATGCTGATTTATGGCGTGAAAGTGGACTTTTTATACGTAAAAAAGGACGTTACATATGTCATTCAAAAACAGAAGGTGTACCAAATTATGTTGTTCAAGAAATAACAGTTTTAAATGAAAGAGAATATCCCCCAGATGGATTCAGTATGATTCCACAAACTATAGACACTG acCAGAAGGCTTGGAGAAAAAAACAGGTGTGCTACAAGCTGCGAAATAGGGACTCGTGTTCAATGGCTGTGACTGATATTATCGTTTGTAGTAGAATTAAAAAAGCACCAACTGGCTTTACATACGCTgg tgaGGTTAATGGTGttgttatttgttataaaacaagttcattaataaatgaagATGCATCATCACAAtcatatgaaaatatcaa tgTATTACAAACACCATCACCAAATCCATCATCAAATGGTATTAATCGTTCAACACCACCACAAAGACCACCAAAACCAAAATTTTCACCAAAATCACAAAATGGAATATATCCAAGCTCATTAAGTGTATCACCtggtaaaattgaattaaataattcatcatatgattgtgattatgaaatattaaaaccaaattcaaaaataataccaaCAAGACCAGCACCACAACCACCACAAACAACACAACAAATTAATACATCAATTAATTATGGTACATTACCTGGTTCATCTGATCTTGATGGTGTTCCATTTGTTATTAATCcactattaaattttgattcaaATTCAACTCAAGCA gATTATCctgttattaaaatgaaaacacGTCAAGAAATTGATgaagaatattattatgattttcgTGCTGAGAGAGaaacttga